One window of the Perca fluviatilis chromosome 5, GENO_Pfluv_1.0, whole genome shotgun sequence genome contains the following:
- the adora1b gene encoding adenosine receptor A1b: MPVQLLSAQSLYIGMEVLIAVASVIGNVMVVWAVKINKSLRDNTFCFIVSLALADIAVGALVIPLAITISIGLQTHFYSCLLVACTVLVLTQSSILALLAIAIDRYLRVKIPTRYKRVVTPRRAGLAVVICWTVAFIVGLTPMLGWNNLKRHQQNGSISSDLIITCQFENVISMDYMVYFNFFGWVLPPLLFMLVIYTEIFYVIHKQLNNKNFTTSHTDPNKYYDKELNLAKSLALVLFLFAISWLPLHIINCITLFCPKCEKPVVLLYIAILLTHGNSAVNPIIYAFRIKKFRMAFRKIWQQYFCCKDTPALEIQPSDRKEMPNPESQQATPPQPPQKEIQKSNPQQPTPPEQQQQQQQQQDHRTEPPQQSKEHPPLPEHNAV; this comes from the exons ATGCCCGTACAACTTTTATCAGCGCAGTCGCTCTACATAGGAATGGAGGTGCTGATTGCAGTGGCGTCTGTAATCGGCAACGTGATGGTGGTTTGGGCGGTGAAAATTAATAAGTCGTTGCGAGATAACACGTTTTGTTTCATCGTCTCCCTGGCTCTGGCGGATATTGCAGTGGGAGCCCTCGTCATCCCTTTGGCCATTACTATCAGCATCGGACTCCAAACTCACTTTTACAGCTGCCTGCTCGTAGCGTGCACGGTGCTGGTGCTGACGCAAAGTTCAATCCTGGCCCTACTGGCTATTGCAATTGACCGCTATCTCAGGGTCAAGATCCCGACCAG GTACAAGCGAGTGGTTACCCCTCGGCGAGCGGGGCTGGCAGTGGTGATATGCTGGACGGTGGCCTTCATCGTGGGGCTCACCCCCATGTTAGGCTGGAACAACCTGAAGCGCCACCAGCAGAACGGCTCCATCAGCTCTGATCTTATTATCACCTGCCAGTTCGAGAACGTCATCAGCATGGACTACATGGTATATTTCAACTTTTTCGGCTGGGTACTGCCACCGCTGCTGTTCATGCTGGTCATCTACACAGAGATCTTCTACGTGATCCACAAGCAGCTTAACAATAAGAATTTCACCACCAGTCACACAGACCCCAACAAGTACTATGACAAGGAGCTGAATCTGGCCAAATCTCTGGCTCTGgttctttttctctttgccATCAGCTGGCTCCCCCTCCACATCATCAACTGCATCACGCTTTTCTGCCCTAAGTGTGAGAAGCCCGTAGTCCTCCTCTACATCGCCATCCTGCTCACTCATGGCAACTCTGCTGTCAACCCAATTATCTACGCTTTCCGTATTAAAAAGTTCCGCATGGCCTTCAGGAAAATCTGGCAGCAATACTTCTGCTGCAAGGACACACCAGCTCTGGAGATTCAGCCCAGCGACAGGAAAGAGATGCCCAATCCAGAGTCACAGCAGGCTACACCACCACAGCCCCCTCAGAAGGAAATCCAAAAATCTAATCCACAACAGCCAACACCacctgagcagcagcagcagcagcagcagcagcaggaccaTAGGACCGAACCACCCCAACAATCTAAAGAACATCCGCCCTTACCGGAGCACAATGCAGTCTAA
- the mmp9 gene encoding matrix metalloproteinase-9, giving the protein MRCYALAVCLFLSVSIQDGWSLPLKSVFVTFPGDIIKNMTDMELAEGYLKKFGYIDTLHRSGFQSIVSTSKALKRMQRQMGLEETGELDKSTLDAMKRPRCGVPDVANYKTFDGDLKWDHRDVTYRILSYTPDMESSLIDDAFARAFKVWSDVAPLTFTRLFDGTADIMISFGRKNHGDPYPFDGKDGLLAHAYPPGEGVQGDAHFDEDEYWTLGTGPAVKTRYGNADGAMCHFPFTFEGKSYSSCTTEGRSDNLPWCATTADYGRDKKFGFCPSELLYTFGGNADGAKCVFPFVFLGEEYDSCTTEGRSDGYRWCATTNNFDTDKKYGFCPSRDTAVIGGNSEGEPCHFPFVFLGKEYDSCTSEGRGDGKLWCSTTDTYDDDKKWGFCPDQGYSLFLVAAHEFGHALGLDHSNIRDALMYPMYSYVKDFSLHEDDIEGIQYLYGRKTGPDPTPPQPNTPTATPYPDPDKTDATDEPTTTTTARPVDPTKDACKLTKFDTITVIEGELHFFKDGHFWKMSNGNDEQVKGPFSVSERWPALPAVIDSAFENILNSKLYFFSGTRFWVYTGQSVLGPRSIEKLGLPDSVQKVEGALQRGKDKVLLFSGENYWRLDVKAQKIDKGYPKYTDVAFGGVPSDAHDVFQYNGHTYFCRESFYWRMNSRRQVDRVGYVKYDLLKCTDATGPNYY; this is encoded by the exons ATGAGGTGCTATGCTTtagctgtgtgtttatttttgagTGTAAGCATACAGGATGGATGGAGCCTTCCCCTCAAGTCTGTCTTTGTCACCTTCCCAGGAGAcatcatcaaaaacatgactgaTATGGAGCTGGCAGAA GGTTATCTGAAGAAGTTTGGCTACATTGACACACTGCATCGCAGTGGCTTCCAGTCTATTGTTTCAACCTCCAAGGCTTTGAAGAGGATGCAGAGGCAGATGGGGCTGGAGGAGACTGGAGAGCTGGATAAGTCCACCCTGGACGCCATGAAGCGGCCTCGCTGCGGGGTTCCTGATGTGGCCAACTACAAAACATTTGATGGAGACCTTAAATGGGACCATCGAGATGTTACTTACAG GATCCTTAGCTATACTCCAGATATGGAGAGCTCTCTGATTGATGACGCCTTTGCCAGAGCCTTCAAGGTGTGGAGTGATGTGGCCCCTCTGACTTTTACCCGCCTCTTTGATGGGACGGCTGACATCAtgatttcatttggaagaaaaa aTCACGGAGACCCATACCCATTTGATGGTAAGGATGGTCTTCTGGCCCATGCTTATCCCCCTGGCGAGGGTGTGCAGGGTGACGCACACTTTGACGAGGATGAGTACTGGACCCTGGGAACAGGACCAG CTGTGAAGACTCGCTATGGGAATGCTGATGGTGCCATGTGCCACTTCCCCTTCACTTTCGAGGGCAAATCCTACAGCAGCTGTACTACTGAGGGTCGTTCGGACAACCTGCCATGGTGTGCCACCACAGCTGACTATGGCAGAGACAAGAAATTTGGCTTTTGCCCAAGCGAAC TTCTGTACACATTTGGAGGAAACGCAGACGGAGCAAAGTGTGTCTTCCCCTTCGTCTTTCTGGGGGAGGAGTATGACAGCTGTACCACAGAGGGTCGCAGTGACGGTTACCGCTGGTGTGCCACCACAAACAACTTTGATACTGACAAGAAATATGGATTCTGTCCCAGTCGTG ACACCGCTGTAATTGGTGGAAATTCTGAGGGAGAGCCCTGCCACTTCCCCTTTGTGTTCCTGGGTAAAGAGTATGACTCCTGCACAAGTGAGGGACGAGGAGATGGCAAGTTGTGGTGCAGTACCACTGACACCTATGATGACGACAAGAAATGGGGCTTCTGTCCCGACCAGG GTTACAGTCTCTTCCTGGTGGCAGCCCATGAGTTTGGACATGCCCTTGGCCTGGATCACTCCAACATAAGAGACGCTCTCATGTACCCCATGTACAGCTATGTGAAAGACTTCTCCCTGCATGAAGACGACATTGAAGGCATTCAATATCTCTATG gacGCAAAACAGGCCCTGATCCCACTCCCCCTCAGCCCAACACCCCAACCGCTACCCCTTATCCAGACCCTGATAAGACTGATGCTACAGATGAAcccaccaccactaccaccGCACGACCTGTGGATCCGACCAAAGATGCCTGCAAGTTGACCAAATTCGACACCATCACTGTGATTGAGGGAGAACTACATTTCTTCAAGGATGG ACATTTCTGGAAGATGTCCAACGGAAACGATGAACAGGTCAAGGGACCGTTTTCTGTTTCTGAGAGGTGGCCCGCTCTGCCAGCAGTCATTGACTCTGCCTTCGAGAACATTCTGAACAGTAAATTGTACTTCTTCTCAG GGACCCGATTCTGGGTGTACACAGGGCAGAGTGTTCTGGGACCCCGTAGCATTGAGAAGCTCGGTCTCCCCGACAGCGTTCAGAAAGTGGAGGGAGCACTGCAGAGGGGGAAAGACAAAGTGCTGCTCTTCAGTGGGGAAAACTACTGGAG GCTTGATGTGAAGGCCCAGAAAATCGACAAAGGGTACCCCAAATACACAGATGTGGCCTTTGGTGGTGTCCCCAGTGATGCTCATGATGTGTTCCAGTACAACG GTCACACCTACTTCTGCCGGGAAAGCTTCTACTGGCGTATGAACTCCCGCAGGCAGGTGGATCGTGTTGGCTATGTGAAATATGACCTCCTCAAGTGCACAGATGCTACAGGCCCTAACTACTACTGA